From the Tigriopus californicus strain San Diego chromosome 4, Tcal_SD_v2.1, whole genome shotgun sequence genome, the window CCGAAAAGAGACATTTCATGAATGAGGAAAAACGAAATTCAACAAGTCAGCTCTTCATATCTTCTCTTGATGAATTAATAGACTTTGGAACAAGTATATTGGTAATTGGATATCTGCCCGGAGATAGATAAAGAAACATGAAGGGTTAATGGCTCTTTTCTTCTACTCTTAGGTATCGTGGATTCGTCACTCAGATTCGGCCATTCTCTCCGTGGATACGCTTCTTTTTACAAAAAGCCACCGAATGAAGGTGTTCCATCCATCTGGCGCAGATGAGTGGATCCTGAGCGTGAATCCCGTGGAGATTTCGGATGCTGGGATGTATGAATGTCAAGTGGCTTCCACACCGCACACCTCCCATTTCATGGCTGTTAATGTTATAGGTGCGTTATGTTTTTTGGCAACACTGCAAACCAAACCCTGTAATAAGTCAgggtcacattttttttcaagccaatcGACATTTGTCTTGCCAAACACGGTCTGGCATGTTGGAAATAGTCTGTCGTGTTGAGGATTTATTCCACTCCAAAGGTCTCTAAATTCTCAGAAATCTACACCGTTACAATAAGCCAATCTGGAGCAGATATGCTCTATCTCAGACGTTTTATGGATATTTGGAGCCCCCCAAAGAGCTGGTCCATTTCGTCTCGGCAAAGAAACTAGATGCCAAGATCGTCGAGATACGGAAACTCTATCAATCCCTCGATTTCGTTTTGGTTAGAGCTAGTAAATATTCCCTTAGAAGAAATTTGAAGTATCATACCCTCCAAAGTAGCAAAGCATAGTTTGCCAACAAGTCAGAGATAAATTTTTAAAACCTTCTCAAACAAGATTAGGTGGAGGGAAATCTTCTCAGTGTTACTGAATATTCATGTCTCGATAAGGTTTGAGGGTCAGCATTGCCTTGGCATTACCTTGTGAGACACAAAATCGTGCAAACATTATTAACTTAGCATAATTGCATAGTGGTCAAACATTAGCATTACTCAGAAAATGTTAACCTCCGTGAAAAGGAAAGCAAAGTTTTAGCAAAACTTAATCTTATGTCTAGCCGAGTTAAAGTAAAACAAGCCACGAGTTCCCTTTTCTTCTAATTGACTCTCTTCTTTAAGCCTAAAtccttcttttttgaaagaaagtaCTTGTCTCAGCAAATTGTCCTCTATAATCATTTTGTGTCCGGTCTGAAAGTACTTCTCTTTAGTTCAAGAAAGAACTTTCGTACATCTAGCTAGTGCAAGGATAGGCTTGCAAGATTAGTTACGCGTGAATTTTCACTTGTCTAGACCAAAGGTAGAAGGCTCTTGGAGGCTTTGGAGAGGAGGCAATCcccaattctttttttacctGGAGTCCAAGATCCTTGCCAAATTGGATGAAATGTGATGTCTTGGAAGCAAGATTGCTTTCGCAACGGCTCGAAACTAGCTTCCAGCTTTCAGTGGTCTAGATCAGGAAACAAGTTCAAATGCTTGGGGCATGCCACGAAATAGATCAATGTGTAACAAGGCTATGGTCTTCATCAACATATCTCTCAACAATAATGATATCAATGAAAGTGCATGAACATCGTTTTTTGCTTGCAAGCTGGTCTTCTGGAGATTTTATCTGGCAAAAAGTGGGCTGCAAATGGCGAGACAGACTTGTATTCAGTCACATTTATAAGGATTCTTGGCGTGGATTTACATGCAATGATTTGATTCAATAAAAAGCGTCCAATTTATCCATTAACCAAATCCCCGACAAAAAGCCCGATTCAGCCTTATTTGACGTACGAAGCCAGGCCTTCGATgaactgaaaaaaagaactgaaaatTTTCAATAGGATTTTCTACAACCATGATGCAAAGTTTGTTCCTCGAAGAGTTATTTTTGAAGAGCGACATGGCATAAAGTTTAATGACTCATtttaaaagaagaaatgaaacgaGAGCGTATAGTTATAAAGCTGTTTGataattgaagagaaaataaaTCTGAGTGAGCAGTATTGCAGTATTGTGTATCTGATTGACTTATCTGAAGTCAGTTCGAAATAAAAACCCTGGCTTTGAacagtccttttcattctcctcagccttctctccttgagggcaaacaaacgtaaaagcACGATAATACGCTCTAGGATGAGCAACCTATTGTTGAtacattctaacaccataaatagacCACTaactcttctgagagacctttcaaatcctaaaagaggaaaattaTAAACATTTTTTACCTCCAAATTGATATATACAACTACATTGATAATTGATATACTTAaataataaatataaataGTTATATATTGTATACTTGCAGCATATCAGTGACTTTTTGCGGTCATCTTTATCCTTTAAATTGCTctaaaaaactaaatttaaaCCTAGAGAAAGTGatgccttttttttaattcttcatCAAGCACTTGTGAAAACTGCTCTTTTTGTAGTACTattttgttagaaatgatgattgcaaacgTCTTGTGTTATCAGCCGTTCAGCATGCAGCTGCTCCTTTAGttcttatttacatgtcataattgctcggaattttacccatagaggatttgaaagttctcCCAGATGAGTTGTTGGGTTATTGATTGTAATACTCCCTTGataaaatctggcatcttagagcgtgtCCTCTCGTTtgtacgtttgtttgtccgaacctagacgaagcagagggcgctgtctctctgaatgaaaataagaaatgtgACATTATTTTGGGATAAAAATCAACATATGCATATTGCTTAGCTTATAAGCGCATTAGTATTCTTATTTCCCAATTCAAAGAGTAAGTCTTGAAAGATTTAGAAAGTTAGCGTTGCCAATCTATGTACGATTCCTTTTTGTATTATGCCTCCCCACCATTTCACTCGAAAAGTTGATCCAGACAACCGTGCGAATTGCAAGAAAGTTATTGGTCCCTCGACTTGAATCCCTAATGCTATCTCAAATCCAATCTGACCTGTCCTTTTTGTCCTTCGAGAATATGTGGTTTCCATGAGAAACCATGTATGCATAGCTTTCGGCAAAATGTTCGGGTGTAGTACATCATGGAAACTGCATACATGAAGTCAACTTGACGTTTTACGTCTTTTTCCTCAGAGCCACGTACTTCAATATTGGGCACTCAGGAGTTATTTATCGAGGCTGGAAGCACCATCAATCTCACTTGTGTCATTCACACGGGAGGTCAATCCATGAGGTCCTCGCACATTTATTGGAACTACAATGGTCAGGTAAGAACTTTCGACTTCAGAGAGAATCGTGTTCCATTCTTAGGAGCGGTTTGTCCCAAGCCTTTCGAAATGTGGCCAGTTATTATTACTTGGTCTTAAAGTGGACACTGTCTAGTTTTGGGACCGAAATGCTTCTGCATCCTCATTCTTCATGAGGAGCACttccaaagccaagaaaaacgAGACGCTTTTGACAAACGGCTTGTTCGGAAGACTCATGGAACTGCCTTTCTAATAAATCTCGCCTTTTTTTAATCCTTGCATCCAGATAATTACCCATAACCGCCATCGTGGGGGAACCATTGTGATCGATAAACGCGACCAAGAGATCCTTACTTCGTTGATCATTTCACACGCGGGTCCATCAGATTCGGGCAAATACACCTGTGATCCAGCATCCTCATATGCCCAATCCGTCACGGTTCACGTCACAAAAGgtaaaaatgccaaaatattgTCCTGGTCAAAGAGTAAGCAAGTGGGTTTTTGACTACTTAGACAAGCTTGATTTTCATATACAGTGCCTGTAGCGCCATCTTTTGACTCTATCTAAACCCAGAAGGGAGACTGTAGCCATACTTATACTTTAGGAGCAACATATTTGAGCACCGTCTAAGggtaaaaagtattttttctaGAGAAGACTAGACCCTTAACGAACTAGATGATTTCACTTTGTCAAATAAAAATTTGCCTATTTACCTTTATTCATAGTTATCATACTTACTAAAGCTATCCAgcgttgaaaaaatgaaaactgtcCCATCTTTTGACCTCATATCTGTGGCTAACAAAGGGAAGGTCCGAGCACTAGCTGCAAGACACCAAAAGTTCTTTAGATCATAACCAGCCTCCAGTcaactcaaaatcaaatggcaTTGGGTCCAATGATCAAAGTATGTGTGcagaaacaaaatcaaaattattcaggctttatttttgtcattgtcgCTTACACTTATCGCGCCATCTGGTGGGTACATTTCAAGAACAAGGTTTACACCCATTATAGCTAAGAGCGTTTTCAGAATATATTCGATAGTAATTCGTATTCAAAAGACATGAACACTTAACTTGTGCATAATAGTTGGGTTCCCAAACCGTTCAGGTAAGATTGCTAATGAACCTTTAAAAGCAAACCTATAATGTGGCAAGATGCTCAATTTGTGATGGATGGAAATATCACTTACATTGCGTTAAAAATTCTTTATGGTGACAACGATTTAACCACTCAACGATTCAACGATTATAGATCTAACGATTCAAAGTTGCTGAATCCAATTCATACAATAATTGAAGCTCTCACGTCAAAAATTGTCTGCCAATGATTTCATTCACGAAAAAGATACTTTTAAGAAACCTATATACCCAAGGCTTCGCATTTAATCGACATCAAATTAAAGGAATCCAAATAAAATATTGCACCATTTGACGATACAGTTCTCATTTAGGATATCAATTGAACTAAAAAGTCCTTACATCTACCTGCAATTTATGGTAAATGGTTATTACAGTTCCTTCAATGTAGGTAGCAGGGCTggaggaaatgaaaagaattgtAACCTGATATTGAGGGGCATGATCAGGTTGCCGAAATGAGGAAACGGAAGTGTCTGGTTCGCTTTCTTTCCGATATTGTGGCCCGATGAAGTGATCCTAAACAACCTGCGATACCTAAGCTGGCTAAAAATGTCGTTTGAATGGGAATCTTGTAAGAAGTCATGTAGAAAATGTCTAGTTATTTGAAAGGATTGCACTTTACAGAGAAAAGGCCTGAATTGAACGTATGTTTTaatgttttcttcatttcaaagtgaatTCACATACAGAGCATTCTTTTTGCAGGGCTTCTAAACGAGAACAAGTGTTCCATGTCTATGATagaaaaaacatgttttcagtGAATTGCACTATTTGAGAAGAGTTTTAACCAGATTGGAACTTCAGTTCTTAAAGGAAGGAGCTTTAAGAAATACATGCTTTTGAGAGCAGCCTTGAGCTTGTTTTTATTGGCTTTCACAATGTGCTCCATAAAATAGTCATGATATAACGAGTCCATGGAAAGAACCACAAGGTCACACTTAAGGCTTTCTGTTAAAGCGGTGTAGCAAAAGAgtacaaacaacaacaaacctCTTGCACTCACTATTCCTTGAtataatcaaattgaaattgaaacgcACGGCTTAGATATGAATCTGGAAATTATCTTGACAACGAAAATGCACTTTCCCTAAAATGCAGAAATGAACATCTGTTTAAGTCTTTTTCTTGGATCACACCGTGACTTCACTTTGCCTCATTAGTTAAACCTAAAACTTTTAGCATCaagttttgtgcaaatttgttttccttAAAATCCATAATTTCACATATTAACAATAGCTGGGAATATGCAATAAAATAGAATGCCTTCATAATGTTGAGGCTGTCAGGACTATTAGACATTGAAAGCATCCCCCTCCAAAGGGTGAGTGAATCCCCCATAAAGCCCAATTTTGTGGAGCAAGTCCGGTGGATGCTCAGATTGAAATAACCATTAACCATTTCTTACACCAACTATTAAGATCAATGATAGTGACGCCAACTTTGTACTTCCTTGTTCCCTTTTCATACTTTCTTTTTAGGTGACCGAATTTTCAGTAACTTCGTTTTAGGGCAATAAGAAAACATGACCACGATTCATAAAGCTTTCCGCTTTCCCTTCTTTACATAGTTTTTGAATACGCTCAAGTAGACCTTTTTAAGCAAAATTAAGACCACAGAAGAAGCCGTTGAAAAGGGAAGTGGCGATTGCATTCTAGTGTTTCTCCTTCTGTTTTGGAGTCtcataaaatgaaaagtaaacgAGTGCCAATGTCATGTGTTggtgttccaatgttccaagttGTGGCCTAGGCGTTTGGTGATTGTGGCTTGAAGAGGGTCGAAATTTCCGGTGTTCATGTCGACACATCTCATTTGTGGCTCAGGCTATGGGCTTTAAACACAAAGACGAGGGAGGCAACCAAATAGAGGCACGAACGGATTTTATGGAATTTGACACAGATCCCTATCAAATTGTAGATTGGCACACAAAAGGGCTTTGCAGTTGTAGTTGCACTAATGAGAGTCAAAAGGTAACTTATATAATTGGAACTTTCGTCTCTTTGAACCATTTGAACAACCAATGATCCTTCACCTCTTTTGTTCCCACTTAAAAAAGTGGTGTCGCTACAAAGACCTCCCCTTACGCGGTCAGTAGAGCAGAGCTGGGACCATTGAAGGTTGAAGCCAATAGACACCAGTTCCCCGTGGATTTCTTGTCCAATTCGTCGCTACAAGCCACACACTTATAGTTCCCTGTGGTTTTGACCTGTTTTTTGCCTCTTAGCGTTTCTTCCATTGGATTTTCGCCTTCTTACGATCAGTCTAAAAAGCCAAGTCAAGCAAAgctctctttcgctctttgCTTTCTCTTCTGGAAATGGAAAGCTGTCAAGCGATCAAAGAGGCCGGTTTAAAGTACAAGTTTCAAATCAGCCTTGATCAAGCGATTGGGAAAATCTCCCCTCGTTTTTTCCTATTACTAAAGATCAAGATCAGTAGCCCAAGGGGCTtatgctgttttttttttctaaacaCATTATTCTTGTTTCAGGAAGTGATGCTGCCATGCGTCCCAACGCCATTGTTCGTTCCCAAGCATCCTCCTCGTCTCATTTCCCCTCAATTTTGAGGAGCATTATTTTCCACGTGACGCTTGTCTTGTGGGGCAAAATGGCTTCAAGTTTCGCTGTTGGCCAAgctttatgaaaaaaatggcatcagAGATACAAATCGCAAGCCTATGGTGATTCAGCCAGAAATGCGTTCCATTGTTGTTCCCCTTGTGTTTACATGGACCAAGAGAGGAACGTGGcgataatgaaaagaaaatacaaaATGGAACCGTCATTCGGCACAGGAAGACATTGGGAGGTTGACCATGGACGAAGAGGTTCATTAAGTTAACCATATTACTTACGATTATTATACCAGTCTTATGTTAATAAAATACCCCAAAAGGGTTGtggaaagtgtttttttttattgttagaCGTTTCTTTAGAACATGGGTTCTAGTGATAAAATACTTGGATTAATAATCTGGGAAAACAAGGTTAGTCCGCGactttggaatggaatggaatggtgATCCTGATTTTTTTCGTAGCTGTTGTTGTCCTTTTAGTGGtacgttcattcattcacatttATCCTTTACGGTGATCATcaattggttggtttggtagatcaaatacGTGGCTGACGCAAAAACGGAATTTGGCCTGAAAAGGGGGAAAACGTATGATAGATACGTATATTGTGTTCCCCAACAAAGTTGGCCACCTGGTTGGGAATGGGATTTATTTTGGAACTTGTTGGTTAGGATTGAGGAAAGGCTGGGGGGCAATATGCCCCAAACTGTTGAGAGCCCTCAAGATTGAGGTGAGAGATAAATACCAACCGTAGTCGACACTTACTGTCCCTCCTTGAAGAACTCTTTGAGGGTGTTTGAAAACCTCTTCGAGTATTTGACGAACTCCCGCTTGCGTTGTTCCAATGCGTGTTTGCCTTGGGATCCAGGAATGTAGGCGGACACTTCGTTCACCGCATCCAAGAGCTTCTTGATCGCACTGGCAATTTCCCTGGAAAGAAACCATCGTATTTCACTTTCATCTCTTTCTGGCGTCGACTGAAGTTCCAGAAcgaaaacgaggaaaaaagaaTAGGTCGGCTTTCTTGGTCAGAACGAGTCGAGATAAGCAAACAAAGTGGGATCATCTCTCACCACCAgccaaaggccaagaaggtcTCGATTGCGAGCCTAATGtggcaaaaaggcttttggcCCAATTTCGGCACTAATCTGCATTTGATCTGGCCAAAAAAGGCTGGATAAGAGGGGATTTGGGAGCGCACGCGCAAAAAGAGCTGTtcccaagatttgtttggaaatttcGGGACAATTCGTCAACATCCTCGCTTGACcacagaaaatggaaaatgtggCCTTTTTCTGATCTGAAGTCCGGACAATCTTGCGCACTTATCGTTCTTTAGGTGTGCTGAACAATTAGGCTGAGGTGTGTATTCCTCAATTTGTCCCAAGGGATCCAAGGAACACAATGGGAAGAGAATGAATGGCAGGACGGATGGCGATGGTCGTGGGTTTGTTTAGAAAAGTTTCTAGAGAAAAGGAAGTCGCTCGAGACCTTTGATTGTCTCCCAGGCATGATGGCACTTGATGAAACGAGCGTTCCCTAATTGGATCAAAGCCGCCTGTGAGCAATTCTGGCGCGCCATTCTTCAGTCGGGGACAGTCCCATACTCCAtgaactactactactactactactacttctaccacCACTATACCAGCCTTTAACCCTTAATGGCTTGGGAACGACCTAAAGACCATCTTCATCTTCAGAAGTTTGTCATCTGGCAGTCAGTCTTCTCCAGCAACATGacgaaagaagccaaaaagcCGACTTGCCGTCGTCTCAAAGGCCGGGGCCAAGTGCAAAAAGTGTAGAGCAAGAcagacaaaaactttttcttgccCCTCTCTCATTTTAGGATATTGGCTCTCCTTCCTGGGTTTTTGTCTGGCCTGATGGTCCATTGGACCAAAACGGGAGCTGGgagattgaaaatggaataACTAATTGATTGGAACGTACTCATGGAATTCCGAGAGGAACGTCCCATAATCATTCATACCATACTTGGCGCTGAACGGCCCGGACCTATTTCCATCTAATCACGCGAAACTCACTCGAAGGCCATCATGAGTTTTGGTGGCCAATCCAAGCCCAGCTAGCCACGGGTTTGTCCTAATTAGTTCCAATTTCCAGCAGATACAGGCACCAACTAACTAATGACAGCCTGCTGGAGTGGTCGTGGGTCGGATTTAAGTAGCAGGAAAATTAGTTCTGACGAGGCCGTTCTTTTCCACGGACAAACCTCATTTCGTTTCCGACGCGAGATTGTACAAGAACTCAACTTGAGGACTGCACTTGGTGAAAAGTGACCTTTTATCAACATAAGGTTTAAGGTTGTAACTGCGACTGAAAGGGACCACCATGTAGTATTTTCAGCGACCACTTGGGAATagattgattttttgcttttatatGCTCGTTTTTTCCTGCAATCTCGCTAAATTGCCCTGGCAGTTTCAATAGATTATGAGAAGGCTCCAAGCTAGATCCAAGATAGGTATACGACAAGGATCAATGGCGTTTCATGGATTGGTTACGGAACACAATCTCCGTTTTCCTAGCTTCGACCGAATTACAAACAAACTTTGGCCGGAGAACGGAGCTCAAGTGATAAGAGAAATGCAGTTAAGGAAGCTACAAAAACGGATAATGGTTTGTGTACCATCCAAAGATAGTGAGTGAGCCAGAGAATGGTGGTGGGACGTTCCAATTTGTTGGTGAAAAGTAGCATGCAGCAAAAACTGTCTGGAACATTTTCCGCACGCATAAAGGCACATCACGTGCGAGACGGGAACATAACCATCAGGACGAGTGTGTCCTCATTACCAAATTCCACGACAACGCTCTTTCCACTTGACGCGATTTCGATTTGTATGTATGAACTTACTTGATTGTCTCGAGGAACGTTTTCCTGTCGGTGATCTCATCCGGGATCCTGGACAGGATCTTCTTGAGAGCCGCCGATTTCTTGTTCAACTCCTGGAACGGTTCCTCCGTGCGACTGGAACGGTATTCTCCGTCtaagaacaaaaaataaaagtcattcaaacatatttgtaaaaaaaggCTCTATCCAGGATCGGGTCAAGATGTTCGTGCTTGCCTCGCTCGAGATCTCTGGACTCATCTGTCGGAGACAGTTCTTCAAATCATTGTTTGATTGTCGCTCTTAACACGATGAAGCTGCAAAAAATTGGCTCAAGCGTCTTCCTTGAAATACCACGGAATGAATTGACTAACAAGGCATTCCAAAGAGCTACAATACGCACACTGTTCAATCCAATTTAGACACGCCTCGAAATAACACTGAGTAAAAACCCCTGAACAGCGCTCGTTGGTCAATATTAGCCGTGGTGATGATAATACCACGCCGAAATTGAACAACAcaaaaagttccattggtCATGCACTTCAATATTTGCTTGGCAATCCACGACCTTGAGAGTGAGAGGTATATTTCAGTGAGTGACTTGGGAATGGACAGGGCGAGGATTCTGGGTCCTTGTTAATCattgaatgataatgataatgatgatgacgatccTCCCTTCCCCATCCCCCAATCGTGCCAAATGACAACGAATCCAATGCATATTAAATGGTTCATCCAGATGGAGCCTCTCGTATACCGCCTTTTACACTGTACTTACTGCACCGTATACTCgattcattcttttgaaactCATCGGATGAATATGCAAGCACCAGACAAAATGGCAAAGCCAACGAACAAAGTTGGCAATTCATCAGACCCCAAATAAAATTCCATCACGACCTCTACCCATCCATGAGAAGAGTCTGATGATTGAAaccccaaaaatgaacaaacgaCCCCCTTATCAATTGAATGGAACGATTCGGTTTTTTAATCATTGGCTCAAACGACGAATAACGGATGTCGGTCGCTCAAACAGACTGTCAAATGTTTGAGGCTTTTTCTCGCCACAAATGTCGCTTTTTCGGGCCGAGTCCCTTGCCCTGGGGATGGCTTTGTTCAGAGCAACTTGGCCATTTCGCCATATGGCAGTTTCCATTTGCGATCCCAACTTGAATCCCCGTAGATTGCATAGAGAGttcaaaaagctttcaagTTTAATTCGGGGTCTCAGTAAAATAGTCGACTCGGgatccaagaaattgaaaccaCTGAGAGCGTTGTTTTACGGGAAGAGCTATTCAAATAAGCCACCCACACTTTGTCCAGAAGTGGCTCTCAGGCACTGAAAGCACTGTTTAAGCAGGCATTTCCGGTTCTATGTAGTACATGAATTGATAATGGGGCCATACTTACTCTCTTGCTCGGAAATGGTTCCTTGAAGTCGGAGGAGACTCTCGTTCATGTTCACAGAGACATCGCCCTTTCGGACGAGTCCGAGGACCAGGTCGTAGGCAAATCCGGGATGATTGGCCTCCACTTTGCACAGAGCCGCGCGGAGGGTCTGGGAAGCACTCACACTTTGTTGTTCCAACTGAAATCAAGCGAGAAAAAGGACGAATCAGCGGGGGAAGACTAGACTCATGCCAAGCAAAATGGGGGttgattgttaaaaaaaaagagagaaaaatggtGTCATAACAAACTCTAAATAATATTGGAAAAAGGCAAGTCCTTAAGAATGttatggaaaaaaattggcttGAAATGTTCTGTAATGATTAATTACGAATGTGTAGAATTGAAGAACTTCACATTCCAATTGCAATGGAATTATCGTTTCTCTTTTATCTAAATCAGCTGTAAGTGGCCTTCGCATATTGAAGCGTGCGTTTCAAAGTGTGAGTTTTCCGGGATGAAACTCGAGAAGAAATTGACAGCgggaaaaagaggagagatCTGAGAATTGGGACACTAAATGTAGATAAAGTCAGGATTCTTAGATATGTCacgcatttcttttttcaaggtGACAAATTCTAATGGACAAATTCCAAGACTCGTCGGGTGGTAGCGAGGACACACAAAAATGGTACACTTCTAATACGGAGTGAACCTTCATCTACTTCAATACCCCCATTCATCAATATTATTGCACTGAAATTTCTGTCTTGGAAACTACCCTGTTTTTCCCCTTTGTTtttacaaaacaaaaccatcaCGCCAAGTATTCACGTATGAAAAAGAACACGAGATTCGTTTTTAAGAACCAAAAAAAGCTACCACAGGTTGTGTGGTAGGACATGCTCGAGATAATTGAATGGAATTTAATCGCTATTTTGAACTTTTAGAGAAAGCGACCAAATTTAGGCGTCCAACCTACAATTTGAGCATGAACCATGGCACGAGACCATTAGCTCGGTAACAATGTGTATTTGCCCAAAATTTGGGTGTTTCACATCTTCACAATGGACAATTCTTTCAGGTTTATCGGCCAATGAAGCCTTCGCCAACACCCAGATTATTCCTCCTCCAGAATTTCCAGTTGTACCTACATCGACATTCCGAATTCCGCAATCTTCTTGATCACTGAATAGAGCCCAGGCTCAAAACTACTCCATAATCCCATGCGCATGGAGTCAGTCCAATTGTTACTAGCACGTActcttccattttgattcaGCATTTGGTAGATTTCACACCATCCTTGAGAAAGTTCAAGTCGAAGGTGAAATCTGGAGCCCTCCCTGAACTCCGGGGGATCTTCTCTGTGATTATCACAAAGAAGCCTGGGAATTATGAGTCAAGTTCTTTGATAAAACTGCTTCTGACACCTCCCTAGACATGTGAATGAAGTCTCTTATATGACTATGTACTTATCCAGTACACAGTTTGAGCATCAATCCTTGACTTCAAAGGAACTTGGTGagtcaaatttcaaagacgaaataaaaaaagttttgatctTGGAACCATTCTGTCCCAGCTACCAGTCACATCAAGTTTTTTCCCAATAAGAATGCTTGTCAGTCAAACCAACCTAGGGGAGCTCATTTGAAGATCGAAGTAGATCTATTAACACTCGTCAATTCCGTGGGTCTAAACACGGACTcctagaaatatggacggaGAACGAGCTTACCGCCGAATCGGTCTGCTCTTcgtcatagcaactctgagccatttttcgaat encodes:
- the LOC131878794 gene encoding zwei Ig domain protein zig-8-like: MKTFSLAILMNLWAVGSSWRPQAGSQSQYQPLPPSQKRPGSTTFHNDIEPDQWKPNYNYDQHRRYQKEGGHDGQPYIDRQASSGNQSVLVGKQIILSCVIRDRENKSVSWIRHSDSAILSVDTLLFTKSHRMKVFHPSGADEWILSVNPVEISDAGMYECQVASTPHTSHFMAVNVIEPRTSILGTQELFIEAGSTINLTCVIHTGGQSMRSSHIYWNYNGQIITHNRHRGGTIVIDKRDQEILTSLIISHAGPSDSGKYTCDPASSYAQSVTVHVTKGSDAAMRPNAIVRSQASSSSHFPSILRSIIFHVTLVLWGKMASSFAVGQAL
- the LOC131878790 gene encoding programmed cell death protein 10-like isoform X2 produces the protein MSSGLSVHPMPVSASSGTTGMPPTASLVLPILIRPILTKLEQQSVSASQTLRAALCKVEANHPGFAYDLVLGLVRKGDVSVNMNESLLRLQGTISEQENGEYRSSRTEEPFQELNKKSAALKKILSRIPDEITDRKTFLETIKEIASAIKKLLDAVNEVSAYIPGSQGKHALEQRKREFVKYSKRFSNTLKEFFKEGQPNSVFASATYLIYQTNQLMITVKDKCE